The following proteins are co-located in the Nocardioides piscis genome:
- a CDS encoding helix-turn-helix transcriptional regulator gives MQFLEALDLLATDVEVPDDIDLLALVRRCAEAFIASGRVSKAVKVLRRQLALLPDDSPDLDRGQLLTALAGALLLTDSTEDPEAIAAEAVTLLAEAPPRLRARALNVYAQCMARGNEERARAVAMEALALAERHSLTGQVVEISTTLIRLDDTTDLEQLRDSWREIAQRARDSGHLEAELRATYFLGRSDHDRGDLDAALQAYGEVIRRGEEVGQRWAPLPAEARYMKASILTHLGRLDEAFALLDVSGLNPPLVYEWLYFAHQMLVCALREGCRPDPLRTLRDYWSRDGLIAIVAASAELQMAERTGDPASALETYDHLVETVRPLWHEWFQARLRLSTTVVAIHASAAASQSASERAAAAEVVRRLLEDGARVIDFYAEYETSRGPEYQAWVARRAAEELRWRWLSEIDAPTADELVAAWREAESATVAHGHTYEIARVRARLAQVLRATGDLAGSRASADLARDGARQLGASALVAELTALGSTPQPLERSTGTSLTPRETEILALVAEGRTNGEIGKHLFISTKTVSVHVSNILGKLDASSRTEAAAIARRVGLL, from the coding sequence ATGCAGTTCCTCGAGGCCCTCGACCTCCTCGCCACCGACGTGGAGGTGCCCGATGACATCGACCTGCTTGCGCTCGTGCGTCGGTGCGCGGAGGCCTTTATCGCGTCCGGCCGCGTGTCCAAGGCTGTCAAGGTGCTCCGCCGCCAGCTGGCCCTGCTCCCCGACGACTCCCCCGACCTCGACCGTGGACAGCTGCTGACCGCCCTGGCCGGCGCGCTGCTGCTGACCGACAGCACCGAGGACCCCGAGGCCATCGCGGCGGAGGCTGTGACGCTGCTGGCCGAGGCGCCACCGCGACTCCGCGCCCGCGCGCTCAACGTCTATGCCCAGTGCATGGCCCGCGGCAACGAGGAGCGGGCCCGGGCCGTCGCGATGGAGGCCTTGGCGCTGGCCGAGCGACACAGCCTGACCGGGCAGGTCGTCGAGATCTCGACGACCCTGATCCGTCTTGACGACACCACCGACCTCGAACAGCTGCGTGACTCGTGGCGCGAGATCGCCCAGCGCGCCCGCGACTCCGGACACCTGGAGGCCGAGCTCAGGGCCACCTATTTCCTCGGCCGTTCCGACCACGACCGCGGCGACCTCGACGCCGCTCTCCAGGCCTATGGCGAGGTCATCCGCCGCGGCGAGGAGGTCGGCCAGCGATGGGCACCCCTGCCCGCAGAAGCGCGCTACATGAAGGCGAGCATCCTCACCCACCTCGGCCGGCTCGACGAGGCCTTCGCCCTGCTCGACGTGTCGGGCCTCAACCCGCCGCTCGTCTACGAATGGCTCTACTTCGCCCACCAGATGCTGGTCTGCGCCCTGCGCGAGGGATGCAGGCCCGACCCGCTGCGAACCCTGCGCGACTACTGGTCCCGCGACGGGCTCATCGCCATCGTCGCCGCCTCTGCCGAGCTGCAGATGGCCGAGCGGACAGGAGACCCGGCGAGTGCGCTCGAGACCTACGACCACCTCGTCGAGACGGTCCGGCCGCTGTGGCACGAGTGGTTCCAGGCACGCCTTCGCCTGTCGACGACGGTGGTGGCCATCCATGCGTCGGCTGCCGCCTCCCAGAGCGCGTCCGAGCGGGCGGCAGCGGCCGAGGTGGTGCGCCGACTGCTGGAGGACGGCGCCCGGGTGATCGACTTCTATGCCGAGTACGAGACCTCCCGTGGCCCCGAATACCAGGCCTGGGTGGCGCGCCGCGCGGCCGAGGAGCTGCGCTGGCGCTGGCTCAGCGAGATCGATGCGCCCACCGCCGACGAGCTCGTGGCCGCGTGGCGCGAGGCCGAGAGCGCCACCGTGGCACACGGCCACACCTATGAGATCGCCCGCGTCCGTGCCCGGCTCGCCCAGGTGCTGCGGGCCACCGGCGACCTGGCGGGTTCGCGCGCGAGCGCCGACCTCGCCCGGGACGGCGCGCGACAGCTCGGTGCCAGCGCCCTGGTGGCCGAGCTCACCGCCCTCGGCTCGACGCCGCAGCCGCTCGAGCGCTCGACCGGCACGTCCCTGACACCGCGTGAGACGGAGATCCTGGCGCTGGTCGCCGAGGGGCGCACCAACGGGGAGATCGGCAAGCACCTCTTCATCAGCACCAAGACAGTCTCGGTGCACGTCTCCAACATCCTCGGCAAGCTCGATGCGTCCTCGCGCACCGAGGCCGCAGCCATCGCCCGGCGGGTCGGGCTGCTGTGA
- a CDS encoding sucrase ferredoxin, whose protein sequence is MSDDFRCSVDSRNDHEQLAGTAPADTELLLVEHPGPWGRQAVAESRLPAEVKDHLAALDGVRVQLVRRPGGVGGPGVRVFHATATEAGFRVTTARLAQVDDLLALDLGSLSPYEGVLWLVCTNGRRDRCCAEVGRPIAAGLAARWPEETWETTHLGGHRFAGTLLALPSGHTLGRLSADNVVAACAELEAGGVPLDLSRGRAGRSGADQVRELHALAGGDPDDEVVEVAGPDRRQSCGGLELKATTRFEVRPRGRPAPAPR, encoded by the coding sequence GTGAGTGACGACTTCCGCTGCTCGGTCGACAGCCGCAACGACCACGAGCAGCTCGCCGGGACTGCGCCGGCCGACACCGAGCTGTTGCTGGTCGAGCACCCCGGCCCGTGGGGACGTCAGGCCGTGGCCGAGAGTCGGCTCCCCGCTGAGGTCAAGGACCACCTGGCGGCGCTCGACGGCGTACGGGTCCAGCTGGTCCGCAGGCCCGGTGGGGTCGGCGGGCCGGGCGTGCGGGTCTTCCACGCCACGGCGACCGAGGCCGGCTTCCGGGTCACCACCGCCCGGCTGGCCCAGGTCGACGACCTGCTCGCCCTCGACCTGGGGAGCCTGTCGCCATACGAGGGAGTGCTGTGGCTGGTGTGCACCAACGGGCGACGCGACCGCTGCTGCGCCGAGGTCGGCCGCCCGATCGCGGCCGGGCTCGCCGCCCGCTGGCCCGAGGAGACCTGGGAGACCACCCATCTCGGTGGCCACCGGTTCGCCGGCACCCTGCTGGCGCTACCGAGCGGACACACCCTGGGCCGGCTGAGCGCCGACAACGTGGTCGCGGCCTGTGCCGAGCTCGAGGCGGGCGGGGTGCCGCTCGACCTGAGCCGGGGCCGCGCCGGCCGCAGCGGAGCCGACCAGGTCCGCGAGCTGCACGCGCTGGCCGGCGGTGACCCGGACGACGAGGTGGTCGAGGTCGCGGGCCCGGATCGGCGGCAGAGCTGCGGCGGCCTCGAGCTCAAGGCGACCACCCGGTTCGAGGTCAGGCCTCGAGGGCGTCCCGCACCTGCGCCTCGGTGA
- a CDS encoding sulfotransferase family protein, with protein MSTAAPRVRGDVGSLDDITAAAVRATGLSDFGDDAHVEGLGVLVDDYASAAGLTGEGNYRMRSMVKGLLVAKLMAQQGRARNPGVDGVAIERPVFIMGLPRSGTTLLQRLLTADPRHQGLEQWLADLPQPRPPRETWDDDPIFSAMQGGYAAFHEANPELAGLHYSDAASHEECWRLLQHSGQSVAFETQAYTPGYSAWLGQQDWVQAYRRHRSLLQLIGFNEPDKRWILKNPSHLIALDALKDVYPDAVVVVTHRDPVACTASMCSLAAASTRGTSEVFVGETIGRTQLDLLAREQAAFRASAHPGDAIDVAYDDLVADPVATVRGVYAAAGLAWDDETATSVTEELERSRSGVRAPRHDYDLADYGLTEAQVRDALEA; from the coding sequence GTGAGCACCGCTGCTCCTCGGGTCCGGGGCGACGTCGGTTCGCTCGACGACATCACGGCCGCCGCCGTACGCGCCACCGGTCTCAGCGACTTCGGCGACGACGCGCACGTGGAGGGACTGGGCGTCCTGGTCGACGACTACGCCTCCGCCGCCGGGCTGACCGGGGAGGGCAACTACCGCATGCGCTCGATGGTCAAGGGCCTGCTCGTGGCGAAGCTGATGGCGCAGCAGGGACGCGCGAGGAATCCCGGCGTGGACGGCGTCGCGATCGAGCGACCCGTCTTCATCATGGGTCTCCCCCGGTCCGGGACGACCCTGCTGCAGCGGCTGCTGACCGCCGACCCCCGCCACCAGGGCCTCGAGCAGTGGCTCGCCGATCTCCCCCAGCCGCGCCCGCCCCGGGAGACCTGGGACGACGACCCCATCTTCAGCGCGATGCAGGGTGGCTATGCCGCCTTCCACGAGGCCAACCCGGAGCTGGCCGGGCTGCACTACTCCGACGCCGCCTCGCACGAGGAGTGCTGGCGCCTGCTGCAGCACTCCGGCCAGTCGGTCGCCTTCGAGACCCAGGCCTACACCCCCGGCTACTCCGCCTGGCTGGGCCAGCAGGACTGGGTCCAGGCCTACCGACGCCACCGCAGCCTGCTGCAGCTGATCGGGTTCAACGAGCCGGACAAGCGCTGGATCCTGAAGAACCCCAGCCACCTGATCGCGCTCGACGCGCTCAAGGACGTCTATCCCGACGCCGTGGTCGTGGTGACCCACCGTGACCCGGTGGCTTGTACGGCGTCGATGTGCTCGCTCGCGGCAGCCTCCACCCGGGGCACGTCCGAGGTGTTCGTCGGCGAGACGATCGGCCGCACCCAGCTCGACCTGCTGGCGCGCGAGCAGGCTGCGTTCCGCGCCAGCGCCCACCCCGGCGATGCCATCGACGTGGCCTACGACGACCTCGTGGCCGACCCGGTCGCGACGGTGCGCGGCGTCTATGCGGCCGCAGGGCTGGCGTGGGACGACGAGACCGCGACCTCGGTGACCGAGGAGCTGGAGCGTTCGCGCAGCGGCGTACGCGCTCCGCGACACGACTACGACCTCGCGGACTACGGCCTCACCGAGGCGCAGGTGCGGGACGCCCTCGAGGCCTGA
- a CDS encoding SDR family oxidoreductase → MSVDALPPILADKVIVLSGVGPGLGRALGEEAARMGADLVLVSRTEKRLEKMAEVVRSHGRRALVVPTDITDEEQRAALVARAVDEFGRVDCLINNAFAIPPMDPITTLDLDGLRAAQETNVLAPLRLSALFADALAATSGSIINITSCVVYSSQPEFSGYKLSKGALAHLSSSLATELGPRGIRVNSVAPSYIYEDVNKAYFDWIASESGRTHDEVYAEKAAPTDLKRLATPDEIARAALFLASDLASAVTGQTLNVDCGEFHS, encoded by the coding sequence ATGAGCGTCGACGCGTTACCCCCAATCCTGGCCGACAAGGTGATCGTGCTGTCGGGTGTCGGCCCGGGACTCGGCCGGGCCCTCGGCGAGGAGGCTGCTCGCATGGGCGCAGACCTGGTCCTGGTCAGCCGCACGGAGAAGCGGCTGGAGAAGATGGCCGAGGTGGTGCGGTCCCACGGGAGGCGGGCACTCGTCGTGCCCACCGACATCACTGACGAGGAGCAGCGCGCTGCGCTCGTCGCGCGCGCGGTCGATGAGTTCGGCCGGGTCGACTGCCTGATCAACAACGCGTTCGCCATCCCCCCGATGGACCCCATCACGACTCTCGACCTCGACGGGTTGCGGGCCGCCCAGGAGACCAACGTGCTCGCGCCGCTGCGCCTGAGCGCGCTGTTCGCCGACGCCCTCGCGGCGACCAGCGGGTCGATCATCAACATCACGTCGTGCGTGGTCTACAGCTCACAGCCGGAGTTCAGCGGCTACAAGCTCTCCAAGGGCGCGCTGGCGCACCTCAGCTCGAGCCTGGCCACCGAGCTGGGCCCGCGCGGCATCCGGGTCAACTCCGTCGCCCCGTCCTACATCTATGAGGACGTCAACAAGGCCTACTTCGACTGGATCGCCTCGGAGTCCGGACGAACGCACGACGAGGTGTACGCCGAGAAGGCCGCCCCGACGGACCTGAAGCGACTCGCGACACCGGACGAGATCGCGCGGGCGGCGCTGTTCCTGGCCAGCGACCTAGCGAGCGCCGTGACCGGCCAGACCCTCAACGTCGACTGCGGGGAGTTCCACTCGTGA
- a CDS encoding TIGR03619 family F420-dependent LLM class oxidoreductase encodes MRFTYAEAMTQAQFYAPLAQAAEQSGYTSMTVADSLIYPRESDSTYPYTDTGDREFLEGKEFVETMILCAHLFAVTSTLRLTPFVLKLPVRPPVLVAKQASSLAFLSDNRLGLGVGLSPWPEDFIAMGVAWERRGKRMDECMDILRGLTGGEFFGYDGEFYSFPELKQSPAPTQPIPLLVGGHSDAALRRAVRKGDGWMHAGGDGEELDRLLTRLAEIRAEEGDTRDDFEVHVISYDAYSPDGVKQLADKGVTDCIVGFRVPYVVGPDTEPLAKKVEHLERYAESVIAKVNP; translated from the coding sequence ATGCGATTCACGTATGCCGAGGCCATGACCCAGGCGCAGTTCTACGCCCCGCTCGCCCAGGCCGCCGAGCAGTCCGGCTACACCTCCATGACGGTGGCCGACTCGCTGATCTATCCACGCGAGTCCGACTCGACCTACCCCTACACCGACACGGGTGACCGCGAGTTCCTCGAGGGCAAGGAGTTCGTCGAGACGATGATCCTCTGCGCACACCTGTTCGCAGTGACCTCGACGCTGCGCCTGACGCCCTTCGTGCTGAAGCTGCCCGTCCGCCCGCCGGTGCTGGTCGCCAAGCAGGCGTCGTCGTTGGCCTTCTTGTCCGACAACCGCCTCGGGCTGGGTGTCGGCCTCTCGCCGTGGCCCGAGGACTTCATCGCGATGGGCGTTGCGTGGGAGCGCCGGGGCAAGCGGATGGACGAGTGCATGGACATCCTGCGCGGCCTCACCGGCGGCGAGTTCTTCGGCTACGACGGGGAGTTCTACAGCTTCCCCGAGCTCAAGCAGAGCCCCGCCCCGACGCAGCCGATCCCGCTGCTCGTGGGCGGCCACAGCGACGCGGCGCTGCGACGCGCCGTACGCAAGGGGGACGGATGGATGCACGCGGGCGGCGACGGCGAGGAGCTGGACCGGTTGCTGACCCGGCTGGCCGAGATCCGCGCCGAGGAGGGCGACACCCGCGACGACTTCGAGGTCCACGTCATCTCCTACGACGCCTACTCCCCCGACGGCGTCAAGCAGCTGGCCGACAAGGGAGTCACCGACTGCATCGTCGGCTTCCGGGTGCCCTATGTCGTGGGCCCCGACACCGAGCCCCTGGCGAAGAAGGTCGAGCACCTCGAACGCTATGCCGAGTCCGTGATCGCGAAGGTGAACCCATGA
- a CDS encoding nuclear transport factor 2 family protein, which translates to MDVRELCDRQEIIDLITRYTLSVDTKSYADLFDVFTPDAVMDYSMVGGPKGPPDEVVPWIEQGLAGFDRFQHVIGQIAIQLDGDSASATAYFTNPMVSVAPDGTERLLEVGGFYHHDLVRTPIGWRSRGIIDDMVWHRGF; encoded by the coding sequence GTGGACGTCCGGGAGCTCTGCGATCGCCAGGAGATCATCGATCTCATCACCCGCTACACGTTGTCGGTCGACACCAAGTCCTATGCCGACCTCTTCGACGTGTTCACCCCGGACGCCGTCATGGACTACTCGATGGTCGGCGGTCCGAAGGGTCCCCCCGACGAAGTCGTCCCGTGGATCGAGCAGGGACTGGCCGGGTTCGACCGCTTCCAGCACGTCATCGGTCAGATCGCCATCCAGCTGGACGGCGACAGCGCCAGCGCCACGGCCTACTTCACCAACCCGATGGTGAGCGTCGCGCCGGACGGCACCGAGCGGCTCTTGGAGGTCGGCGGCTTCTACCACCACGACCTCGTGCGGACGCCGATAGGTTGGCGCTCGCGCGGGATCATCGACGACATGGTCTGGCACCGAGGATTTTGA
- a CDS encoding nitroreductase family deazaflavin-dependent oxidoreductase → MTTPPKPRPGWLDKDSALSATRRMAKVNVWLYQHTGGRVGGKWRVGSAFRKPAPVLLLSHVGRKSGTSYTTPLLYLHDGPDVVVVASSGGMPRDPQWLGNLLAAPETELQIRSEVVPVRARLASAQEKARLWPRLVDLYADFASYQSWTDRDIPVVICEPR, encoded by the coding sequence ATGACGACCCCGCCGAAGCCGCGCCCGGGGTGGCTCGACAAGGACTCCGCGCTCAGCGCGACCCGGCGCATGGCCAAGGTCAACGTGTGGCTCTACCAGCACACCGGGGGGCGGGTCGGCGGCAAGTGGCGCGTCGGCTCCGCGTTCCGCAAGCCTGCCCCGGTGCTCCTCCTGAGCCACGTCGGTCGCAAGTCCGGCACGAGCTACACCACCCCGCTCCTCTATCTCCACGACGGACCCGACGTGGTCGTGGTGGCGAGCTCGGGCGGGATGCCCAGGGACCCGCAGTGGCTCGGCAACCTGCTGGCAGCCCCGGAGACCGAGCTCCAGATCAGGTCCGAGGTCGTGCCGGTGCGGGCCCGGCTGGCGTCCGCGCAGGAGAAGGCGCGACTCTGGCCCCGCCTGGTCGACCTCTATGCCGACTTCGCGTCCTACCAGTCGTGGACCGACCGGGACATCCCAGTCGTGATCTGCGAACCACGTTGA
- a CDS encoding MFS transporter, which translates to MKADTAGADTDFRLRDIALAAYAPMVVNAIGHGAVIPILVLRARELGADVSTAAMVVALLGLGSLVASLPAGALVARIGERRALTTVGFLDAVAMAAAALTDSVWALGLAVTFSGMTWTVFLMARQGYMIDAVPVAFRARAMAGLGGSMRVGVLVGPLLGAGLIHLSDLTSVFWLAAAMSLASAVLARLMPDYGSDERSTATHLSVVSVLVAHRHTLLTVGVAVVIIAASRSLRIGLLPLWADHLGLSASTTSLIFAVAAAVDIAFFFPGGWLMDNHGRAVVAVPVVATTALACLLLPLTSGVVGVGAVMVLMAVGNGLASGIVMTLGADTAPVEGRAQYLGAWRLCGDIGISGGALLVSVAAAVAPLAVACVVMGGLAGAGTVWVGVFTRRLDRLNRR; encoded by the coding sequence GTGAAGGCCGACACCGCTGGGGCGGACACCGACTTCCGCCTGCGCGACATCGCGCTGGCGGCCTACGCCCCGATGGTCGTCAACGCGATCGGGCACGGCGCGGTCATCCCGATCCTGGTGCTGCGTGCCCGCGAGCTCGGCGCCGACGTGTCGACCGCCGCGATGGTGGTGGCCCTGCTCGGACTGGGCAGCCTGGTGGCGTCGCTGCCGGCCGGCGCGCTGGTGGCGCGCATCGGCGAACGCCGGGCCCTGACCACCGTGGGGTTCCTCGACGCCGTCGCGATGGCCGCTGCCGCACTCACCGACTCGGTGTGGGCCCTCGGGCTCGCCGTGACGTTCAGCGGGATGACGTGGACGGTGTTCCTGATGGCCCGCCAGGGCTACATGATCGACGCCGTCCCCGTGGCGTTCAGGGCCCGCGCGATGGCCGGGCTCGGCGGCAGCATGCGGGTCGGAGTGCTCGTCGGACCGCTGCTCGGCGCCGGCCTGATCCACCTCAGCGACCTCACCTCGGTGTTCTGGCTGGCAGCCGCGATGTCGCTGGCCTCCGCCGTGCTGGCGCGGCTGATGCCGGACTACGGCTCGGACGAGCGCAGTACGGCGACGCACCTGTCGGTCGTCTCCGTGCTGGTCGCCCATCGGCACACGCTGCTGACGGTCGGCGTGGCTGTCGTCATCATCGCCGCGAGCCGGTCGCTGCGCATCGGGCTGCTGCCGCTGTGGGCCGACCACCTCGGACTGTCCGCGAGCACCACGTCGTTGATCTTCGCCGTGGCGGCTGCCGTGGACATCGCGTTCTTCTTCCCGGGCGGCTGGCTGATGGACAACCACGGCCGGGCCGTCGTCGCCGTGCCTGTCGTTGCGACCACCGCCCTCGCCTGCCTCCTCCTGCCGCTCACCTCCGGCGTGGTGGGCGTCGGGGCGGTGATGGTGCTGATGGCGGTCGGCAACGGGCTGGCCTCAGGGATCGTGATGACGCTCGGGGCTGACACGGCCCCGGTCGAGGGACGGGCTCAATATCTCGGCGCCTGGCGCCTGTGCGGCGACATCGGCATCTCTGGCGGCGCACTCCTGGTCAGCGTCGCCGCCGCCGTCGCACCCCTGGCGGTCGCCTGCGTGGTGATGGGCGGGCTCGCGGGAGCGGGCACCGTGTGGGTCGGCGTCTTCACCCGCCGGCTCGACCGGCTCAACCGACGGTGA